The segment AGTATCCACAACAAAGGAGAAAGTCAGCGAGTACGTGGATAGAATGGCTTGTCCCGTGGAAGTCAGCCAGCCTCTTCCCTCAGCCACAACAGAGCTAGTGCAACAGGCCCTTGGCCGTGGTGGCAAGCATAGAGGTTATGCATGGGCCCACAGTGTGGGCTGTCTCTCATCAAGGCCCATCTACCTATGGCTGCTGCGGAACGCATGACCTTCCAGCAGAGGTAGTCATCAAGTCTCACCATGGCACCGCCTCCAAGGAGAAAACGCAGCCGTACAGCGGCATGTTGGTTATCTCGGACGTCTGCCAACCTGCAAGGGAGAGTAAGCCAACCTTAGCAGGACTGACATTTATTCCCGATGTGGGGTTTTTCACTACCAGCAGGACCTTTGCCAGTCCAGTGGTCCAAGGACTTAGAGGATGTCTGATCACTCAGTATGGAATGTGCACAAGAGGGCCTCAGGTCAAGGgatccattttacaaatggtgTGAGTCAGCGAATATATGGGATCCACTTGGTGTTACCATATACTGAAACAGCAAAGAGAATGGTGAGGGGTTAATAATTCAGCTGAAGCAAAAACAAACTTCAGGGCTGGGACTTCTCCAGAATGCAGTGTATGCGTGGAAGCAAAGAATGTTAGATAGTGCCATGTCCCCAGTGGCTAAAACACGCAGGAATCAAGGGGTTGGCTCTGTCTTCATATTTCCAGTCATCTATTTGTGATTCCCATCCCTGAAACATTAGACTCTGCTGGATTtctggggagatgggagaggTGGAGATGAGCTAGTATGAGTGCACAGTGTGGGTTCTACTGAACCTGAAagaactagtgtgtgtgtgtatgtgtgtgtgtgtgtgcacgcgcacacatgcgctcagtcactcagtcatgtccaactctttgagaccccatagactaatACAACCAGCTTGAAGCAAGCTTTGTGATGGATTAGACATAATAAAGGCACAGACACCTCAGAGGGAAGCAAGGGGCAGACTGTATTATGTCTTACGTCACATCCTTGCAGCCTCACTCCTTACCTCAGCCGCTGCTCAGTCACCGCTTTTCTTGCATTAACGTAAGCTTCATGCAGGTGTCTTACCTCGTAACTCTAGCTTTCCACGGGGCTTCTCTGATTCTGAGCTATGGAATATGCGAAAGAACATAAGAGACACTCACGAGCGAACCAGAAACGTGAATAAATTAGTGCTGGTATATacagagtctagaaaaatggtacagttcCCTATCTGCAGGGAATGAATagagatacagatatagagaatcAGGCGGAcacaggagggaaggagaaggtgggacaaactgggagagtGGCACTGACATGTATACATTACCAGGCATAAAATAGACAGCTGGTGAGAAACTGCTACGTAACAcacggagctcagctcggtgctctgtgacctACAGCGGTAGAGGGCctagaggggtagggtggggcGTAGGAGGGGGctccaaagggaggggatatatgtatacctatagctgattacagcagaaactaacagaattttataaagcaaatatactccaataataaaataaaattaatatttgaaatcCACCCCTGGCCAATGAAGTCTTGCTCTTAACAGTTTGACACTGTGTAACAATCCACTTGAAGCTTACTAGTATAAATTGACAACAGCTGTGTTCTACTCACAAATTCTACGGGTCAGAAATTCACACAGGGCACAGCCCAGATGGCGTGTCTCTGCTTCATGATGCCCGGGGCATGCCTGGGAAGACACGAAAAGCAAGAAATGACCCAAAGGGATGAGGAACCATCTAGAGCAGGGCTGTGCAGTAAAAATACAATGCAAGTTGCATGTTGTTGTTGTGGTACTGTCTAAGTCGTgtcaagtctttgtgaccccatggactgtagcccaccaggctcctctgtcctggggatttcccaggcaagggttgctatctccttctccaggggatcttcccacccagagatcaaagccacgtctcctgcattggcaagtctgaaccacctgggaagcccatgtagtaTTTTAGATAGTGTCAAAcacacaggagaaaaatcaagacAAGAAATCTGGGCAGAGGGAGGTTATAATTTCAGATAGAGAGTCCCAGAAAGATTAACAAGAAAAACAACATTTGAATGAGGAGTTGAAGGAGGCTAGGGAGAAAGTAAGATTTTCTCCCATAAAAGTTATTGAAGGGAAGAGTAATGGAGGAAGCAGGAACAGCAATCTCTGAGCCAGCCTGCATAACCAGAGCAAAATGAGTGAGGGGAAGAGTGATAGGATCTGAAAACAGAGCATGAACAGGGGCCAGATCACATAGGGGCTTGTAAGCTAGGAGAAGGACTGGGCTTTACACTGGGTTGGGCTTTACACGACTTCGACAGTCAAGGAGGATTAAAAAGCCACCAGTGGGTTTTAAATAGGATTGATTTGGCTGATATATATTCTAACAGGATTACCCAGGCTGCAGTGTTGAGAATGAACTGAGAAGGGGcaagggcagaggaaggagacaCATTGGGAAGTTTCTGTAAGAATCCTGGTGAGAGACAAGACTGGCTTGgaccaggtggagagagaggatGTGGTGAGGAACAATAAGGTTCTGGACACGTTTTTGAAAGTAGACTCACCTCAGTGTTTTTAATGGATCGGATGTGGAGGTGAAACAGTCAAGGGTTAAGATTCTATGTGAGGAGTCACATGACCAGGCTCACATGTGATAGCTCCCTGATAACAGGCTCCCTGTGCCCTTGAATGGGGTGAACTCCCAAGGAAAACATCCTGAAAAGAGTATTCAGTGACCCCCCTCGAGGAAGGATCCTTCATAAACTGGCTCCTCCCTTCGCCTGTGTCCAGTGGGCAGCTGGAGAAGCCACATGTCATCCTCGCCCCTTCTTCCTGTTGCCTTCTCAGCCTCCTTCCCTTTATTTAGAAATAGCGTGTTATCTATTATACAACCCAGGAAAGCGTTCTGATCTCTGCCCTGTGACTTCCCGCTCCTCCTCTTTCTATAAATACAAGGGCAGAGCAGAGATCCAGGGAAGTCGGAGAGAGCCCCGGAGTCCTCAGGCTGGTCTGTGCACCGGGAAGATGAAGACCTCCATagctgccctccccttcctcatcCTCGCTGCCCAGGCTGCAGTTGGTGAGTTCAGTGAGCCTTCTCCCAGGTGGGCAAGTGGGTGGTAACTTGCAGACCAGGGATGAGACACAGAGGGACGCCTTTGTCCCAACGTGGATATAGCTCCCGTTtaaaagcagcagcagtagggacaGACCTCTCCCTGCAGCCGTTGGTCCCTGGGGAAAGCAGCATACAGCTGACTGGTCCCACCTGGGGAAACAAGTCTTTCCCTTTCATGACCAGAATTATCTGACACTTTCTCTCAGCTGACATAGGAGCATTATGGGCAAGATCAAGAGAACTTCAGAAAAACTTTCACAATGTTAGAATTATTATATGCCCTCTAGTGTAAAACTCTCACTTCAGAGAGGAAATTGGACAAGCCAGACAAGTGACTCATTCAGGTGTACTTaatcatcttatttatttatgtaacaaATAGATATCTAGTATTTCCTATGTGCAAGCAGGCATGGTTCTAAGTGTCTTGTAGATATTAATATATTGGATCCTCCTGACAATGCTGTAGGGTAGACTATCAGCAAACTATATGgatttacttattattattattagttactCTCTTACAAACAAGAGATGAGGCATAGGAACCCTGgataacttgctcaagatcacacagccataCGTGGTGGCATTAGGTTACAAGCTAGTTAGAAAGCTGTAATGGAAAGACAACACCCATCTAAGACTTAGTTTTGCAAGCCCCACACATATCATATTAAAAGTGTATGCACATGCCTCATTTAATATAATTCATATGTAATTACATAAGAATAAGCTAAATTTTAGTATGCTTGCCTAATTATTCTAGTACAGGTCCACAATCCATTTATCCAAATCTTTGGGGCTAGATGCATTTTGGAATGcagaatttttcagattttaaaaaggcaatgcagtatgacccagaaattccatttcttcttgatatggccaaaagaactgaaagtagaTACTTGAAAGAGATACCTATACAACCTTGCTAATAACAGCTTAATTTTTAATTGCCAAAAggaggaagcaacccaagtgtccattgacaaACAAATGGATTGGAaaacagggtgtgtgtgtatatatatatatatatagagagagagagagagagagagagaaagtactattcagccttaaaaaatgaGGGAATTCTGATATGTGCCACAACCTAGACAAATATTGAAGACATGATGATAGATGAGATAAGCCAGTCCCAAAAGGACAAATTATATGATTCCACTCCTATGAGGTACTTAAAAtagtcagattcagagagaaagtAGAATGGCAGGGCCCAGGGTTTAGGGAAGGGGGAAATGGGGAGCTATTGtgtaatgggtacagagtttcagcttGCTTTCAAGATGAAAAAAGTTCCATGGATGGATTGTGGTAGGTTGCGAAATATGAGAAGGTACTTAATGCTATTGAACTGCACACTTCAAGATGATTAAAATTGTAAAGTTTATGTTATTTACATTATGTATGTGCTAACTCTTGGTTATTAGCAACTACTGACTAAACCCAGATTGCTGCCTATAGCTCTTGGTACTTCGGTTGACAGCTCTTAAATGTACAAAATCACCTCCAGTTCATGGTCAAGCCATGAATATCCCCATCTTCAAGTCGGTCTGCTAGAGCTTTTGCTTTTCCTGATTGTGATTTTTGTGACATTTTATCTCAGACAATTGTACTTTTTGATAActtgaggaaaacaaaaattaccTGAAAAACTGCCTGACCCACTACATTGCAGACATGCAGTCCTTGCAAAGATCGTAAATGACAGTTGTGAATATTCAGATGTGACTTTCTTTTCCTATTCATGTTCTGATCGCAGGGAGATAGTGAACAAGTGATTATATTAGAGACTTTTTTATTTATAAGATCTAATGTAAAACCACTACTTGCAACTTTTTAGATCTGAATGTTGCCtgtttaatatatttcttttaaagtttaaaagggTTTTCTATCTACTGTTAATATCAGCTGGATAACATTTTGTCAAGCggttttttttcctgattgttaATTTGATGCTAGCTGGAATTCAAGAAATAACAGTGACTTtattcaaataaagaaatattttagtatttttttaattgtaaactttgCATTATGTACATTCTATCACATTCtaaaagaatgtatttttaaaaaggtaacacATACCTGGACATTACTTAACATCCCTGGCAGAGTCTGAGAAACACACATGAATCAAACACAATTATATTTCTGCAGTAAACACATTCATACCAATGGAGTAAATAAAGCCTGTAAATAGCCTCACTTCACTTTGGGTGGTGTGGTGTCACCAGATCAGTTATAGAAAAATTGTTACTGTTTCCAGAGCCCTGTGAATCCCAGAAATGTGTAGAAAGCACGGTGCACTGGATTGCATTACGGAACTATTCAGCTCGTCTACTAGTGTTGGATGTGCAGTTAGCCTTATGTATTCAAAGTCAACTGAATGGTTTCCTATCTTGAACTTTTTCAAAAGTTCCCTGGAAAGTCTCAGGGCCTTGATAAAGAAAATGGGCTTGGAGGCAGATCTGGGCCAATggttcagtatccttgcctccCTAGCAGGAGATGCGGTTGAGGAATGAGAGAGATGGAGATGTTGAAACGATGTTGCTTCCCGgtaatttttcttcccttctctactATTTCTCTCAAGTAGAAAACAGGATGTCAAACCTGAAGTTTGAACTCTCAAGTCCGAAAGAATTTCATCATCACTCATTGTCTCACGGAGGTAAAGTTTTGTtatggtatatattttaaaacagctaGCAGGTACGGTTTGGCTCAAAGACTTCAATCCACCTTGTTTACAGGACTGAGAGGGGTCCTGAGGGTGGTGAACATCTCCAAGGAAGTTCAGGATGGGCTGTGTGTCCATAGATGGCCTCTTCCAGAGATGGATTCGATTCCACCTGGCTGTCCCAAGAGTTGGCTCActgtggggagaagggaagggtgcTCGGACGCCTCCTGCAGGCCTCAGACCCTCCTTCTTCTGGGAGAAATTCTGCTCTGTCGTGGCCCTGCCTGGATGCCCTCAGACACACAGCTCAGCCCTGGGGAGAGTGAAATGTCTCTGGCAAGGAGAGACCGTCAAGTGCTGAAGAGAAGGAGAACATCCCTTTCCAGTCCTGAACcttcaggacttctctggtggtcgagtggttaagaatccgcctgccaatgcaagacacacgggttccatccttgctccggggagattccacatgcctccccgcaaggaagagtagcccctgctcgctgtaACTGGAGAAAGTCCCTGTGCAGCAACacagacctagcacagccaaaaataattctttttaaaagcccTGCACCTTCTCACTCTTCCCAGTaggtgggagggaagggggaaaggatgcagttttcatcagttttgttcgtttggttgctaagttgggtccaactcttttgcagccccaaggactgtagccagccaggctcctctgcccatggggtttcccaagcaagaatacaggagcggcTTGCCGTTTCGTTCCGCAAGTTTTCCTCCCACCCAGTCCTTAAGTGAagctttctctcgttgcaggtTTTCACCGGCCCACGGACTGCTGCACGTCTTACACCCCACGAAACATCCGATGTGTATTCATGGAAGATTATATAGAGACGAGCAGTGCGTGCTCCCGGCCAGCTGTCATGTAAGTGTGCCAAGCTCATTGGCCATCGCTGGGGGCAGAGCGGAGAGGGGAAGGGGTGGTTCCTGAGGAATGGATGTCCGGGAAAGTCCCACCCTCTGGATGCTGCCAGGTCAGCAGAAGCATGTGTCCTCAGTAGGATCCTTCAGGGCACCAGGTATGAGATGCTCCGGGTGAAAAGGGAAgctagggaaggaaggaaggcgaGAGCCGGAGGGAGGTTGCCCGAGGAAACTCACTGAGTCGCTGAGGGCGTCTCAGCCTGAGGGGGAGTCTCAGAGAGAAGCTGCTCTGAATTCCTGCAGCGGAGAAAGGGAGGAACTGGCTGGGCTGTCGGGGGCCCAAGGCGCAGGGAGGATAGGGTCCCCACTCATATTTGTTGAACTCTCTGCTGTTTGTAATCTTTCCCCACACCTTCTTCCCAGCTTCCTCACCAAGAAGGGGCAGCGTGTCTGTGCTGATCCTAACAATGACAGAGTTCAGAAATGCAAGTCGGACCTAAGGCTGGGGTCAGCCGTCGAGGACCTGAGATCGCTATTGCTTGAGCGGGGGAGCCTGGACCGGGCCCCCTCTTCTTCGTCTCTCTTGCCTCACCGTCCTCATTGGACGGTGGCctgaattacttttttaaaaagcaacagttaCTGTTCTGTTCTGATTACAAAAGCAACACATTCATCAAGAGTATCCAATTTGAATTCACTCCAACTTTTAGAGGGAAAAGATTGTGCAGGAATTGCTGAACTTTGGACTCGTGGagctttttttggagggggggaaGGGTCTGAACAAGACATCATATTGTAAACTTTTTTAAGCTAAAAACATGACATTCAAATACAGACTTAGTATGTGTATTCAACCCATTAAGCACTAAACTGATTCAAAGATCATCTGAGGAACAGAAGTTTATATAGTTATTGAAGATG is part of the Budorcas taxicolor isolate Tak-1 chromosome 19, Takin1.1, whole genome shotgun sequence genome and harbors:
- the LOC128064800 gene encoding C-C motif chemokine 15-like isoform X2, coding for MKTSIAALPFLILAAQAAVENRMSNLKFELSSPKEFHHHSLSHGGFHRPTDCCTSYTPRNIRCVFMEDYIETSSACSRPAVIFLTKKGQRVCADPNNDRVQKCKSDLRLGSAVEDLRSLLLERGSLDRAPSSSSLLPHRPHWTVA
- the LOC128064800 gene encoding C-C motif chemokine 15-like isoform X1; translation: MKTSIAALPFLILAAQAAVVENRMSNLKFELSSPKEFHHHSLSHGGFHRPTDCCTSYTPRNIRCVFMEDYIETSSACSRPAVIFLTKKGQRVCADPNNDRVQKCKSDLRLGSAVEDLRSLLLERGSLDRAPSSSSLLPHRPHWTVA